One genomic segment of Salinigranum rubrum includes these proteins:
- a CDS encoding DUF7563 family protein, whose protein sequence is MIPLSFETPDGRCLHCGTHVTSRFCRVFGDEQRRVHRCTQCDTHVRISKGSAAGLDVDVPDPEVSEGRHGGEPA, encoded by the coding sequence GTGATTCCGCTCTCGTTCGAGACGCCGGACGGTCGGTGTCTCCACTGCGGCACTCACGTCACGAGTCGATTCTGTCGAGTCTTCGGTGACGAACAGCGACGAGTTCACCGTTGCACTCAGTGTGACACCCACGTTCGCATCTCGAAAGGGTCCGCAGCTGGACTCGATGTCGACGTTCCCGACCCGGAAGTCAGTGAGGGCCGACACGGGGGTGAGCCCGCGTGA
- a CDS encoding single-stranded DNA binding protein has protein sequence MGVIEDVYEDVSPDVDFEEFEAAVQEKVEQMGGLADEETAAMLVAHELEDAGGEVSGIADIEPGMDEVKFVAKVVSIGEIKTFERDGEDEDGKVVNVEVADETGRIRAALWDDAAEAAVDELEVGQVLRIAGRPKDGYNGVEVNVDRVEPDSETAVDVQVLDTYRVEDLSLGLSDVNLSGRVLATDSVRTFDRDDGSEGKVANLVLGDPTGRVRVTLWDERADLATEFAVGESVEVVDGYVRERDGDLELHVGNRGGVEPIDEDVEYVPETDPIAGLEIGQTVDVAGGVIELDEKRTFDRDDGSQGQVRNVRIKDDTGDIRVALWGDKADTEMDLGQYAVFTDVQVKEGWQDDLECSVNWRSTVSVLDERPDDAPTHDAPAAATATSGGSAEGQGSLSSFDSSAGSSSTSSSSSSSSSSASSSAGAAAATGPADDANADAPEEIEFTGTVVQAGSPVVLDDGTETYSIDTDASLRLGEEVTVRGRVRDGRIDAEDVF, from the coding sequence ATGGGTGTCATCGAGGATGTCTACGAGGACGTCTCCCCGGACGTCGACTTCGAGGAGTTCGAGGCCGCAGTCCAGGAGAAGGTCGAACAGATGGGGGGGCTCGCGGACGAGGAGACGGCCGCGATGCTCGTCGCCCACGAGCTGGAGGACGCCGGCGGCGAGGTGTCGGGCATCGCCGACATCGAACCCGGCATGGACGAGGTGAAGTTCGTCGCCAAAGTGGTCAGCATTGGCGAAATCAAGACGTTCGAGCGCGACGGCGAGGACGAAGACGGAAAGGTCGTCAACGTCGAAGTCGCGGACGAGACCGGCCGCATCCGCGCCGCGCTGTGGGACGACGCCGCCGAGGCGGCCGTCGACGAACTCGAAGTCGGTCAGGTGCTCCGCATCGCGGGCCGTCCGAAGGACGGGTACAACGGCGTCGAGGTGAACGTCGACCGTGTCGAACCCGATTCGGAGACAGCGGTCGACGTGCAGGTGCTCGACACCTACCGGGTGGAGGACCTCTCGCTCGGACTCTCGGACGTGAACCTCTCGGGGCGAGTGCTCGCGACGGACTCGGTCCGGACGTTCGACCGCGACGACGGCTCCGAGGGGAAGGTCGCCAACCTCGTTCTCGGCGACCCCACCGGTCGCGTGCGGGTCACGCTCTGGGACGAGCGCGCGGACCTCGCGACCGAGTTCGCGGTCGGCGAGTCCGTCGAGGTGGTCGACGGCTACGTCCGCGAGCGCGACGGCGACCTCGAACTCCACGTCGGCAACCGCGGGGGCGTCGAACCGATCGACGAGGACGTCGAGTACGTCCCCGAGACGGACCCCATCGCCGGACTGGAGATCGGTCAGACCGTCGACGTCGCCGGGGGCGTCATCGAACTCGACGAGAAGCGGACGTTCGACCGCGACGACGGTTCGCAGGGCCAAGTGAGAAACGTGCGGATCAAAGACGACACCGGAGACATCCGCGTCGCGCTCTGGGGCGACAAAGCCGACACGGAGATGGACCTCGGGCAGTACGCCGTCTTCACCGACGTTCAGGTCAAAGAGGGTTGGCAGGACGACTTGGAGTGTTCGGTCAACTGGCGCTCGACGGTCTCGGTGCTCGACGAGCGACCCGACGACGCCCCGACACACGACGCACCCGCCGCCGCGACCGCGACGTCCGGCGGTAGCGCCGAGGGACAGGGGAGCCTCAGCTCGTTCGACTCCTCGGCCGGTTCGTCCTCCACTTCGTCTTCGTCGTCCTCGTCGTCTTCGTCCGCTTCGTCGTCTGCCGGCGCCGCCGCGGCCACCGGTCCGGCCGACGACGCGAACGCGGACGCACCCGAAGAGATCGAGTTCACGGGCACGGTCGTTCAGGCCGGTAGCCCCGTCGTGCTGGACGACGGCACCGAGACGTACAGCATCGACACCGACGCCAGCCTCCGGCTCGGCGAGGAGGTGACCGTCCGCGGACGCGTCCGTGACGGGCGCATCGACGCCGAAGACGTCTTCTGA
- a CDS encoding autotransporter outer membrane beta-barrel domain-containing protein — protein MSDARYNYASVIAALLVLASAVVLPVAPAGAIPAGLVTVPDSNVSDDFAIGSDPQLRASDLQGSVMTSSHAETTEVIVTTPDRADEYLENGSVVGSGDLAIVIRDDVNAGGRTVALDAKSMKRALGYAPQRVYGTHDDGSEWTSEVENTGGLLSFDVPHFSTNTVTFSGDVEIRSTGVTSGTEFTYGVDDLDSVSNGSVNLTGDVTTVRDDLSGSVVTGGSESVSIGGNVHPQAPGGGETYIEVTGRVEQVGHSLSYDNGDSNDFEKSWDVEYEFSNPPGTVDKLEIDFYNSGGAVNTDNNDFVYDVYAVDEGADGTYGEGTLVADNVGIVVDRGSETVDISDYQTSGTTTFEFIYQDGGGSGTRVDASVDAVGPAPSNVDVSANGDTTTIGTLSDGETVSRTLDVSEGSNTLDFGGSGGSLDWTLRVEERYQTADPAVSVNGEAVATHAGLLGDGTTKSFDLPAHIIENGTNSVTVTTSGGSVDMNYTHTASSDQSVAYEGSKWTQSYNVSKTFAGDRASTSVTIPFDEGVVEIESIETRVNGGSWSSVSSSNYALDNTTLTVDTGSVSAGDDVAVRTTGQKVVTVNGSITVLEPTTSGNRLDSRVRFDSWASDSYLSLGGTPDEQRIHYLYNETWSDADPYSEVTSDGYNRLHVPNADSGSEARVSTIPVRVNAKTGDVELRVREPSQTEPEFIVNPGSTSGDEVEYTYLSASTGSNYILWSHTEAIVRDSGEANSPVTLVDDDSDEILQIQLDDDGSSSSGGDPASTFTGVVGGGAKATPGNALFIAFAAALLAAVWFLSREFGSDGAIISLRTLFIAEVGLVGLLAIETLSPASFVAGIAQALVSFAGEAGAGVATAMPLALLVVGAVVIYWLRARSRPSKIVNFRLGGGRE, from the coding sequence ATGTCTGACGCGCGATATAATTACGCGAGCGTGATCGCGGCGCTGCTCGTGCTCGCGAGCGCGGTCGTGTTGCCGGTCGCACCTGCGGGCGCGATTCCGGCGGGACTCGTGACGGTCCCGGACTCGAACGTGTCGGACGACTTCGCGATCGGGTCGGATCCGCAGCTGCGGGCGTCGGATCTCCAAGGGTCGGTTATGACGTCGTCACACGCCGAGACGACGGAAGTGATCGTGACGACGCCGGATCGAGCGGACGAGTACCTGGAAAACGGGTCGGTTGTGGGATCGGGTGATCTCGCGATCGTGATCCGTGACGACGTGAACGCGGGCGGGCGGACGGTCGCGCTCGACGCGAAGTCGATGAAGCGGGCGCTCGGATACGCGCCCCAGCGTGTGTACGGGACACACGACGACGGGAGCGAGTGGACGTCTGAAGTCGAGAACACGGGCGGGTTGCTGTCGTTTGACGTCCCGCACTTCTCGACGAACACGGTAACGTTCTCTGGCGACGTCGAGATCAGATCGACGGGCGTGACGAGCGGGACCGAGTTCACTTATGGTGTCGATGATCTCGACTCGGTATCGAACGGGTCGGTGAATCTGACGGGAGACGTGACGACCGTTCGGGACGATCTGTCTGGATCAGTGGTAACGGGTGGATCGGAGTCGGTGTCGATAGGTGGGAACGTTCACCCGCAAGCTCCGGGTGGGGGAGAGACGTACATCGAAGTGACGGGTCGTGTGGAACAGGTCGGTCATTCGCTGTCGTATGATAATGGGGACAGCAATGATTTCGAAAAGAGTTGGGACGTAGAATATGAGTTTAGTAATCCTCCTGGGACGGTGGATAAATTAGAGATTGATTTCTACAACTCGGGTGGTGCGGTGAATACGGACAACAACGACTTTGTATATGACGTATACGCTGTCGACGAAGGTGCGGATGGCACCTATGGTGAAGGAACGTTGGTGGCTGATAATGTCGGTATCGTCGTCGACAGAGGGTCTGAGACGGTCGACATTTCAGACTACCAGACGAGCGGGACGACGACGTTCGAATTCATCTATCAGGATGGTGGCGGATCAGGAACACGGGTTGATGCGTCTGTTGATGCGGTCGGTCCTGCTCCGTCTAACGTCGACGTCAGCGCAAACGGTGACACGACGACGATCGGGACGCTCTCCGATGGTGAGACAGTGTCGAGAACTCTGGACGTGTCGGAGGGATCGAACACGCTGGATTTCGGCGGGTCGGGCGGATCGTTAGATTGGACGCTTCGGGTAGAGGAACGATATCAGACGGCTGATCCGGCGGTGTCTGTAAACGGTGAGGCTGTCGCGACACATGCGGGATTGCTGGGTGATGGAACGACAAAGAGCTTCGATCTCCCGGCCCACATCATCGAGAACGGGACGAATAGTGTGACTGTGACGACGTCGGGCGGATCTGTCGATATGAATTACACGCACACCGCGTCGTCTGATCAGTCGGTGGCGTACGAGGGTTCGAAGTGGACTCAGTCGTACAACGTTTCGAAGACGTTCGCAGGGGATCGGGCGTCGACGTCGGTGACGATTCCGTTCGATGAGGGTGTCGTCGAGATCGAGTCGATCGAGACGCGGGTGAATGGTGGTTCGTGGTCTTCGGTCAGCTCGTCGAACTACGCGCTCGACAACACGACGCTGACGGTCGACACGGGATCGGTGTCGGCTGGCGACGACGTCGCGGTGAGAACGACGGGACAGAAGGTCGTGACGGTGAACGGATCGATCACTGTTCTGGAACCGACGACGTCGGGGAACCGACTCGACTCGCGGGTTCGCTTCGATTCGTGGGCGTCGGACTCGTATCTGTCTCTCGGAGGAACGCCCGACGAGCAGCGGATTCACTACCTGTATAATGAAACGTGGTCTGACGCGGATCCGTACTCGGAGGTCACGTCGGACGGATACAACCGGCTTCACGTTCCGAACGCGGACAGCGGGTCGGAAGCGCGGGTGTCGACGATCCCGGTACGGGTGAACGCAAAGACGGGCGACGTCGAGCTGAGGGTTCGGGAGCCGAGCCAGACGGAACCCGAGTTCATTGTGAATCCGGGATCGACGTCGGGTGACGAAGTCGAGTACACGTACTTGTCGGCGTCAACGGGATCGAACTATATCCTCTGGAGCCACACTGAGGCGATCGTTCGCGACAGCGGGGAAGCGAACAGTCCGGTGACGCTCGTCGACGACGACAGCGACGAGATCCTTCAGATCCAGCTCGACGACGACGGAAGCTCGTCGAGCGGCGGGGATCCGGCGTCGACGTTCACGGGCGTCGTCGGGGGCGGGGCGAAGGCGACTCCAGGGAACGCGCTGTTTATCGCGTTCGCAGCGGCGTTGCTCGCTGCTGTGTGGTTCCTCTCACGAGAGTTCGGGAGTGACGGGGCGATCATCTCGCTGCGGACGCTCTTCATTGCTGAAGTCGGTCTGGTGGGTCTGCTGGCGATCGAGACGCTGTCGCCCGCGTCGTTCGTCGCGGGGATCGCGCAAGCACTCGTGTCGTTCGCGGGTGAGGCGGGCGCGGGTGTCGCGACGGCTATGCCGCTCGCGCTCTTGGTCGTGGGCGCGGTCGTGATCTACTGGCTGCGGGCGCGGTCGCGCCCGTCTAAAATCGTGAACTTCCGACTCGGCGGGGGGCGGGAGTGA
- a CDS encoding DUF7845 domain-containing protein — protein MSHVRSQVHEWSSHLLFTDSQDRPYWALRSIYSHEIDGGAKSVPVVIDGEEWSVSLSFQKSGVNPRESDDVDQLYEYRLNANGEGHRKIRLLIQPRLGWENDENRPKSVPKSLGKAVNVRVDIAVNVEPQRTRQLVPYLFQGVFDELGVGWNRGFFMGQVHDYSTVTQLERYVRVERDQAHKMVRSGGVFHRLFTLVADDVGSKAVYSADNRGIVGHNHQIRLDTKAISQLFPGWRTGGQLKHYHPEHVGDRSDDDPLAHPKIGFLFKKGWNDDTAIPWGKLDDLQQQIEENLVNFLEWSDVPTQPGGWFVEDDHFKPVASDRDVAFFDDPTPEIEQEQDSVILRTMSRLQESDRDVLQEVADRIPRTDGGVHVDELEGATGWGSSTIYRVLKRLGGLLENDNGNVSFVSSKIAERVRDVVEQVDRVVDASARAIEDVLSVDPRDLERKGRAWQNWLNRYGADIDVDFSNGRGKVRIRQLMSDMKSDPVPYLPEVLEWGRIAWRDAGRKITDFPAFVEYDVNDGTHTARVDDMIG, from the coding sequence GTGAGTCACGTCCGTTCCCAGGTTCACGAGTGGAGCAGCCACCTACTCTTCACCGACAGTCAGGATCGCCCCTACTGGGCGCTACGCTCGATCTACTCCCACGAGATCGACGGCGGGGCGAAGTCCGTTCCCGTCGTGATCGACGGTGAAGAGTGGTCCGTCTCGCTGTCGTTCCAGAAGAGCGGTGTCAACCCTCGCGAGTCCGACGACGTCGATCAGCTGTATGAATACCGTCTCAACGCGAACGGTGAAGGTCACCGGAAGATCCGGCTACTGATCCAGCCCCGACTCGGCTGGGAGAACGACGAGAACCGACCGAAGAGCGTTCCGAAGTCGCTCGGGAAAGCCGTGAACGTCCGCGTCGATATCGCCGTGAACGTCGAACCCCAGCGCACCCGCCAGCTGGTTCCCTATCTCTTCCAGGGAGTCTTCGACGAGCTGGGTGTCGGCTGGAATCGTGGTTTCTTCATGGGTCAGGTTCACGACTACTCGACGGTCACTCAGCTGGAGCGGTACGTTCGCGTCGAGCGCGATCAGGCACACAAGATGGTTCGTTCCGGTGGGGTCTTCCATCGTCTCTTCACGCTCGTTGCTGACGACGTCGGGAGCAAGGCGGTGTACTCCGCTGATAATCGCGGGATCGTCGGACACAACCACCAGATCCGACTCGACACCAAAGCGATCAGTCAGCTCTTCCCCGGCTGGAGAACCGGCGGACAGCTCAAACACTATCACCCCGAGCACGTCGGGGATCGATCCGACGACGATCCGCTCGCCCACCCGAAGATCGGCTTTCTCTTCAAGAAGGGCTGGAACGACGACACCGCCATTCCCTGGGGGAAGCTCGACGATCTTCAGCAGCAGATCGAAGAGAATCTGGTTAATTTCTTAGAGTGGTCCGACGTCCCTACCCAGCCGGGCGGATGGTTCGTCGAAGACGATCACTTCAAACCCGTCGCGTCAGACCGTGACGTCGCCTTCTTCGACGATCCGACCCCCGAGATCGAGCAGGAGCAAGACAGCGTGATCTTGCGGACCATGTCCCGCCTCCAGGAGAGCGACCGCGACGTTCTCCAGGAAGTCGCTGACCGAATCCCCCGAACCGACGGCGGGGTTCACGTCGACGAGCTGGAGGGAGCGACCGGTTGGGGATCATCGACGATCTATCGAGTACTGAAGCGACTCGGTGGACTCCTGGAGAACGATAACGGGAACGTCTCCTTCGTCTCCTCAAAGATCGCGGAGAGAGTCCGCGACGTCGTCGAGCAGGTGGATCGAGTCGTCGACGCCAGCGCCCGCGCGATTGAAGACGTCCTGTCCGTCGATCCGCGCGATCTCGAACGGAAGGGGCGCGCGTGGCAAAACTGGCTGAATCGCTACGGAGCAGATATCGACGTTGACTTCTCGAACGGACGGGGGAAGGTGCGGATCCGTCAGCTCATGTCCGACATGAAGTCCGACCCCGTTCCGTATCTCCCCGAGGTTCTGGAGTGGGGGCGGATCGCCTGGAGAGACGCCGGTCGGAAGATCACCGACTTCCCCGCGTTCGTCGAGTACGACGTGAACGACGGGACTCACACCGCCCGCGTCGACGACATGATCGGCTGA
- a CDS encoding histone deacetylase family protein: MQFGYSETCLEHDTGSRHPETPDRLRAIRRALAKRHGVDYVESDPVEQARVEAVHDPEYVAEVKRFCADGGGNWDPDTVASAATWDATLASAGLAEWAAREAVSGADGRETPFSLGRPPGHHAVEDDAMGFCFVNNAAVAAQALLDDGEVERVAIFDWDVHHGNGTQDIFYDRGDVFYASFHEDGLYPGTGKVSETGEGEGEGTNLNVPLAAGAGDGDYLYALDETLAPALDQFDPDLLVISAGFDAHRHDPISRMRVSTEGYALLTDRVRDIAQRSNAGLSFVLEGGYGLDTLSDGVATVHETFDGRRPIDPDEGPNEKTELLVEDVRDAFGL; this comes from the coding sequence ATGCAGTTCGGCTACAGCGAGACCTGTCTCGAACACGACACTGGCTCGCGACACCCCGAGACGCCGGACCGCCTGCGCGCCATCCGCCGCGCGCTCGCGAAGCGCCACGGCGTCGACTACGTCGAGTCCGACCCCGTCGAGCAGGCGCGCGTCGAGGCGGTCCACGACCCCGAGTACGTCGCGGAGGTGAAACGGTTCTGTGCGGACGGCGGCGGCAACTGGGACCCCGACACGGTCGCCAGCGCGGCGACGTGGGACGCGACGCTCGCCAGCGCCGGCCTCGCCGAGTGGGCCGCCCGCGAGGCGGTTTCCGGTGCCGACGGCCGCGAGACGCCCTTCTCCCTCGGCCGCCCGCCGGGACACCACGCCGTCGAGGACGACGCGATGGGCTTCTGCTTCGTCAACAACGCCGCGGTCGCCGCCCAGGCGCTCCTCGACGACGGCGAGGTCGAACGGGTCGCCATCTTCGACTGGGACGTCCACCACGGCAACGGGACGCAGGACATCTTCTACGACCGCGGCGACGTCTTCTACGCCTCGTTCCACGAGGACGGTCTCTACCCCGGCACCGGGAAAGTCTCCGAGACGGGCGAGGGGGAAGGAGAGGGGACGAACCTCAACGTCCCCCTGGCTGCGGGTGCCGGCGACGGCGACTACCTCTACGCCCTCGACGAAACGCTCGCGCCCGCCCTCGACCAGTTCGACCCCGACCTCCTCGTCATCAGCGCCGGGTTCGACGCCCACCGCCACGACCCCATCTCGCGGATGCGCGTCTCGACCGAGGGGTACGCGCTCCTCACCGACCGCGTCCGCGACATCGCCCAGCGGTCGAACGCGGGCCTCTCGTTCGTTCTCGAAGGCGGCTACGGTCTCGACACGCTCTCCGATGGCGTGGCCACTGTCCACGAGACGTTCGACGGCCGCCGCCCCATCGACCCCGACGAGGGACCGAACGAGAAGACCGAACTCCTCGTCGAGGACGTCCGCGACGCCTTCGGACTCTGA
- a CDS encoding histone family protein has protein sequence MSVELPFAPVDSIIRRNAGELRVSADAAEELARRIQDHGATLAVDAAERATTDGRKTLMAADFDVEQVVDRETLELPVAPVDRIARLHIDDRYRVSMEARIALADVLEDYADNVAAAAAILARHADRRTIQAEDIETYFALFT, from the coding sequence ATGAGTGTCGAGCTCCCGTTCGCCCCGGTCGACTCTATCATCCGACGCAACGCGGGTGAGCTTCGGGTGAGCGCCGACGCCGCGGAGGAACTGGCTCGGCGTATCCAAGACCACGGGGCGACGCTGGCCGTCGACGCGGCCGAACGCGCGACGACGGACGGCCGGAAGACGTTGATGGCGGCGGACTTCGACGTCGAGCAGGTCGTCGACCGGGAGACGCTCGAACTCCCCGTCGCCCCGGTCGACCGCATCGCCCGTCTCCACATCGACGACCGCTATCGGGTGTCGATGGAGGCACGCATCGCCCTGGCCGACGTGCTCGAGGACTACGCCGACAACGTCGCGGCGGCAGCGGCCATCCTCGCTCGCCACGCCGACCGCCGAACCATCCAGGCGGAGGACATCGAGACGTACTTCGCCCTCTTCACGTAG